In a genomic window of Flammeovirga agarivorans:
- a CDS encoding DUF6702 family protein, with amino-acid sequence MIKLHTMNKLIIHFSIFTLILGLVAFAHPIHLSVCEMNFNKESKSLEIAQKVFFDDLEDGVELIGGPKLNLFTEKEHPDSDLWLNRYFNQHLKVQINGKPKELIWVGRETDAKQDIQALWVYMEIPGIKKVKELTIENTILYDVHHDQRNMLHLTCNDTKKSWLFDFEKNTETIQW; translated from the coding sequence ATGATCAAATTACATACAATGAATAAACTGATTATCCATTTTTCAATTTTTACTTTAATCCTAGGCTTAGTTGCATTTGCACATCCAATACATTTAAGTGTTTGTGAAATGAACTTCAATAAAGAATCAAAATCATTAGAAATTGCACAAAAAGTATTCTTTGATGATTTAGAAGATGGTGTGGAGCTAATAGGAGGTCCTAAACTTAATTTATTTACTGAAAAAGAACATCCTGATAGTGATTTATGGCTTAATAGATATTTTAATCAACACCTAAAAGTTCAAATTAATGGGAAACCCAAAGAGCTTATTTGGGTGGGTAGAGAAACGGATGCAAAGCAAGATATTCAAGCATTGTGGGTATATATGGAAATCCCCGGTATTAAAAAAGTAAAGGAATTGACCATAGAGAATACTATACTCTATGATGTACATCATGATCAAAGAAACATGTTGCATCTAACTTGTAATGATACAAAAAAGAGCTGGTTGTTTGATTTTGAAAAAAATACAGAAACAATTCAATGGTAA